The Desulfoscipio gibsoniae DSM 7213 genome contains a region encoding:
- a CDS encoding HepT-like ribonuclease domain-containing protein — MTRNARLYLYDILESIEKIQQYTTNLTFEDFVANNMAVDTVVRNFEIIGEAAKHIPDDIQSKYSEVPWFEMKGLRNIMVHEYFRVDLKIVWKTARESLPALLSMIKRIIADR, encoded by the coding sequence ATGACGAGAAACGCACGTCTATACCTCTATGACATACTGGAATCAATTGAGAAAATCCAGCAGTATACCACTAACCTAACCTTTGAAGATTTTGTCGCGAACAACATGGCAGTAGACACCGTAGTAAGAAACTTTGAGATCATCGGAGAAGCAGCAAAACACATTCCTGATGACATTCAGTCCAAGTATTCAGAAGTGCCGTGGTTTGAGATGAAAGGTCTGCGCAATATCATGGTGCATGAGTATTTTCGTGTTGATCTTAAAATCGTCTGGAAGACAGCGCGCGAATCTTTGCCTGCATTATTATCGATGATCAAGCGAATAATCGCGGATAGGTAA
- a CDS encoding nucleotidyltransferase family protein translates to MSELRDTYRVSKLGIFGSYARGEAKESSDVDILVEFSDYVDLFHFIRLQSHLTEILGRKVDLVTPDALKPIIKDIVLQEVLYI, encoded by the coding sequence ATGTCAGAATTACGTGATACCTATAGGGTTTCTAAGCTGGGTATTTTCGGCTCGTATGCCCGTGGCGAAGCTAAAGAATCGAGTGACGTTGATATACTAGTGGAATTTAGCGACTACGTTGATTTGTTTCACTTCATCAGGTTGCAGTCTCATTTGACAGAGATTCTTGGTCGAAAAGTGGACTTGGTTACTCCGGATGCGTTAAAACCAATAATAAAAGACATAGTTCTACAGGAGGTACTATACATATGA